The following is a genomic window from bacterium.
ACCGCATCTTCGGGCGGGCCCTCCTCCGCGCCCTCGACAATCCGGTCCCCGTCCAGGCTTGCCACCAGGGCGCGCACAAGGAGCGTACCTTTTCTCATCTCCGCAAAGGCGGCCAAGGGCACCTTGCAGCCCCCCTCCAAACGGTACATGACCTCCCGT
Proteins encoded in this region:
- the hemC gene encoding hydroxymethylbilane synthase (transformation of porphobilinogen to hydroxymethylbilane in porphyrin biosynthesis), with translation REVMYRLEGGCKVPLAAFAEMRKGTLLVRALVASLDGDRIVEGAEEGPPEDAVRLGGILADRLLESGAAEILEEIQRV